The proteins below come from a single Flavobacterium lindanitolerans genomic window:
- a CDS encoding DUF3820 family protein, whose product MDEQKKLLIKLAHTKMPFGKYEGRYLIDLPEYYVVWYSNKGFPKGELGQQLQLVYELKLNGLEELVRNIKKQYAKP is encoded by the coding sequence ATGGACGAACAGAAAAAGCTTCTCATAAAATTAGCCCATACCAAAATGCCTTTCGGAAAGTATGAAGGCCGGTATCTGATAGATTTGCCGGAATACTATGTTGTTTGGTACAGCAATAAAGGTTTTCCAAAAGGAGAGTTAGGACAGCAATTGCAATTGGTTTATGAATTGAAATTAAACGGATTGGAAGAACTCGTCAGAAATATAAAGAAACAATACGCCAAACCTTGA
- a CDS encoding RDD family protein encodes MTEVSKLNRFLGIFIDGIIAYIPMFVFSFIAVLAGIGIISYIGWLLGIGYYLLRDALPGGQSIGKKLIKYAAVKQDGSSLEGDYATSATRNITLFIPLLDAILVLIDKPRLGDDLAKTRVVNK; translated from the coding sequence ATGACAGAAGTATCAAAATTAAATCGATTTCTTGGGATCTTTATTGACGGTATTATTGCGTACATCCCAATGTTTGTGTTTTCTTTTATAGCGGTTCTTGCCGGTATTGGGATAATCTCCTACATAGGATGGCTACTTGGCATTGGCTATTACCTGTTAAGAGATGCGCTCCCGGGCGGGCAAAGCATTGGCAAAAAGCTGATAAAGTATGCAGCCGTTAAACAAGATGGTTCTTCTTTAGAAGGAGACTATGCTACCAGCGCCACAAGAAATATAACTTTATTTATTCCGTTACTTGATGCTATTCTGGTGCTTATCGATAAGCCAAGACTGGGTGACGACTTAGCAAAAACAAGAGTGGTCAACAAATAA
- a CDS encoding CTP synthase: protein MNQTKYIFVTGGVTSSLGKGIIAASLAKLLQARGYRTTIQKFDPYINVDPGTLNPYEHGECYVTDDGAETDLDLGHYERFLNVPTSQANNVTTGRVYLSVIEKERRGEFLGKTVQVVPHITNEIKERMQLLGKTGEFDIVITEIGGTVGDIESLPYIESVRQLVWELGENNGIVIHLTLVPYLAAAGELKTKPTQHSVKALMESGIKADILVCRTEHELSDELRQKLALFCNVKREAVIQSIDASTIYDVPNLMLEEGLDKVALKKLDLPEKATPDLKQWNEFLQKLKNPKHIVNIGLVGKYVELQDSYKSILEAFIHAGAANETKVNVVSIHSEYVDEKNIADKLRDLDGILVAPGFGERGIEGKIDTVRYARENNIPFFGICLGMQMAVIEYSRNVLGYSDANSTEMNAGTAHPVINLMEEQKTITDKGGTMRLGAWKCEIKPDTLASKIYGKNQIQERHRHRYEFNGEYLEELENAGLKASGINPDTNLVEIIEIEKHPFFIGVQYHPEYKSTVAQPHPLFVSFVKAAVTHKNK, encoded by the coding sequence ATGAATCAGACAAAATATATTTTTGTTACAGGCGGTGTGACTTCTTCTTTAGGAAAGGGGATTATTGCTGCGTCTCTAGCAAAATTATTACAGGCCAGAGGTTATCGAACGACAATCCAGAAATTTGATCCTTACATTAATGTGGATCCGGGAACTTTGAATCCCTATGAGCACGGAGAATGTTATGTGACGGATGATGGAGCCGAGACCGATTTGGATCTTGGACACTACGAACGTTTCTTAAACGTTCCTACTTCGCAGGCAAATAATGTGACTACAGGAAGGGTTTATCTTTCTGTAATTGAAAAAGAGCGAAGAGGAGAGTTTTTAGGCAAAACCGTTCAGGTGGTTCCGCATATCACCAATGAAATCAAGGAGCGAATGCAGCTGCTTGGAAAAACTGGCGAATTTGACATAGTGATTACTGAAATTGGAGGTACTGTTGGCGATATTGAGTCACTTCCTTATATTGAGTCCGTTCGTCAACTGGTTTGGGAATTGGGTGAAAACAATGGAATTGTAATTCACCTGACATTAGTGCCTTATTTGGCAGCGGCAGGTGAGCTAAAAACGAAACCGACACAGCATTCTGTTAAGGCATTGATGGAAAGCGGAATTAAAGCCGATATTTTGGTTTGCAGAACAGAACATGAACTTTCTGATGAATTGCGTCAGAAACTGGCTTTATTCTGTAACGTAAAAAGAGAAGCCGTAATCCAATCGATTGATGCTTCAACAATTTACGATGTTCCAAACCTGATGTTGGAAGAAGGTCTTGACAAAGTAGCGTTGAAAAAATTGGATTTGCCGGAAAAAGCAACTCCGGATTTGAAACAATGGAACGAGTTCCTGCAAAAACTGAAAAATCCGAAACACATCGTAAATATCGGTTTGGTTGGGAAATATGTTGAATTGCAGGATTCTTATAAATCCATTTTAGAAGCCTTTATTCATGCAGGAGCTGCCAATGAAACCAAAGTCAATGTAGTGAGCATTCACTCTGAATATGTAGATGAGAAAAATATTGCCGACAAGCTAAGGGATTTAGACGGTATTCTTGTAGCGCCGGGCTTTGGTGAAAGAGGAATTGAAGGAAAGATTGATACGGTTCGTTATGCAAGAGAAAATAATATTCCGTTTTTTGGAATCTGTTTAGGAATGCAAATGGCTGTAATTGAATATTCAAGAAATGTTTTGGGGTATTCAGATGCCAATTCAACAGAAATGAATGCGGGAACAGCACATCCGGTAATCAATCTGATGGAAGAACAGAAAACGATTACTGATAAAGGTGGAACAATGCGTCTGGGAGCATGGAAATGTGAAATAAAACCGGATACTCTGGCTTCAAAGATTTATGGTAAAAACCAGATTCAGGAGCGTCACCGCCACCGTTATGAATTTAACGGCGAATATTTGGAAGAATTGGAAAATGCCGGATTAAAAGCATCGGGTATAAATCCGGATACGAACTTGGTGGAAATCATCGAGATTGAGAAACATCCGTTTTTTATCGGAGTACAGTACCATCCGGAATATAAGAGTACAGTCGCACAGCCACATCCGTTATTTGTGAGTTTTGTAAAAGCGGCCGTAACACATAAAAATAAATAG
- the yidC gene encoding membrane protein insertase YidC: MEEKKFDRNSIIGFLLIFMLLLGVMYINKPSQKEIDAKAKIEAEKQKAAAKTSEKEAALTAVDTTAKDSLQLEKLKSSLGSFAYAATLPSAKQEIQTLENDLVKLTFSNKGGYIVGAEMKNFEAVSKGSGELVKIIKDNNAKLNIELKTQGNLVLNTKDLYFEPALTKEGENQVLTMRLKAGPEQYLEYRYVLKPKEYMLDFSIRTQGLSKVLLTSNPLPLEWTMKTYRSEKSISYENRYTELVYEYENGKDDYLGQSSSNTEAKDVTYIAFKQHFFTSILLTDTPFKVAELKSDNLVKDIEKDTIFTKSFKATVPLAFKGGEVNYNMNWYYGPADYKILNKYDKNLDEVISLGWGIFGWINRWIFIPVYDFLSLFLSHGIAIIVFTILVRLVMSPVTYKSYLSQAKMKVLRPEIMELNEKFKKDPMKKQQETMKLYNKAGVNPMAGCLPALMQIPVFYALFQFFPSAIELRQKSFLWAEDLSSFDAIFSWKQHIPVISGFYGNHISLFPILAAIAIFFYMKMTTGDQTMSAPPQEGMPDMSKIMKMMIYLSPLMMMIFFNNNASGLSLYYFVSNTITIGIMLVIKNYIINDEKIHARIQENKTKEKPKSKFQQKMQEMMEQAQEQQKQKNKALEDKKKSLDERKKK; encoded by the coding sequence ATGGAAGAAAAAAAGTTTGACCGTAATTCAATTATTGGCTTCTTGTTGATTTTTATGCTTTTGTTGGGCGTAATGTATATCAATAAGCCTTCACAAAAAGAAATTGATGCGAAAGCCAAAATTGAGGCAGAAAAACAAAAAGCAGCAGCAAAAACATCTGAAAAAGAAGCCGCATTAACCGCAGTTGATACTACGGCAAAAGATTCGCTTCAATTGGAAAAATTGAAAAGCTCTTTAGGCAGTTTTGCTTATGCTGCAACACTTCCGTCAGCAAAACAGGAAATCCAGACTTTAGAAAATGATTTGGTAAAACTTACTTTTTCTAACAAAGGAGGTTATATTGTTGGTGCAGAAATGAAAAATTTCGAAGCCGTTAGCAAAGGTTCCGGTGAACTGGTAAAAATAATTAAAGACAATAATGCCAAATTAAATATCGAGCTTAAAACACAAGGCAATCTTGTTTTAAATACAAAAGACCTTTATTTTGAGCCGGCTCTTACCAAAGAAGGTGAAAACCAGGTGTTGACCATGCGTTTAAAAGCAGGTCCGGAGCAATATCTGGAATACCGTTATGTATTGAAGCCAAAAGAATACATGCTTGACTTCTCTATCAGAACACAAGGTTTGAGCAAAGTACTGCTGACTTCCAATCCGCTTCCTTTGGAATGGACCATGAAGACCTACAGAAGCGAAAAGAGTATTTCGTATGAAAACCGTTATACAGAATTGGTGTACGAATATGAAAATGGAAAAGACGACTATTTAGGACAATCTTCCAGCAACACCGAAGCTAAAGACGTAACCTATATTGCATTCAAGCAACATTTCTTTACCTCAATTCTTTTGACAGATACACCATTTAAGGTAGCAGAGTTGAAATCAGATAATCTGGTAAAAGATATTGAGAAGGACACCATCTTCACAAAATCGTTTAAAGCTACTGTTCCTTTGGCTTTCAAAGGTGGAGAAGTGAATTACAATATGAACTGGTACTACGGACCAGCCGATTATAAAATCTTAAACAAATACGACAAAAATCTTGACGAAGTGATTTCTTTAGGATGGGGAATCTTTGGTTGGATTAACCGTTGGATTTTCATTCCGGTTTATGATTTCCTGAGCCTTTTCTTATCACACGGAATCGCAATTATCGTATTTACTATTCTGGTACGTTTGGTAATGTCACCGGTAACCTATAAGTCATACCTGTCACAGGCAAAAATGAAAGTACTTCGTCCGGAAATTATGGAATTGAACGAGAAGTTCAAAAAAGATCCGATGAAGAAACAACAGGAGACCATGAAACTGTACAACAAGGCAGGCGTCAATCCTATGGCGGGATGTCTCCCGGCTTTAATGCAGATTCCTGTATTCTATGCCTTATTCCAGTTTTTCCCTTCGGCTATTGAACTGAGACAGAAAAGCTTCCTTTGGGCTGAAGATTTGTCTTCTTTCGATGCTATTTTCTCTTGGAAGCAGCACATTCCGGTAATCTCAGGTTTTTACGGAAACCACATCAGTTTGTTCCCGATTTTGGCAGCAATTGCTATCTTCTTCTACATGAAGATGACAACAGGTGACCAGACAATGAGTGCACCACCACAGGAAGGTATGCCGGATATGAGCAAAATCATGAAAATGATGATTTATCTGTCGCCATTGATGATGATGATTTTCTTTAACAACAATGCTTCCGGATTGAGTTTGTACTATTTTGTCTCCAACACTATTACAATTGGAATCATGCTGGTAATTAAGAATTACATCATTAATGATGAAAAAATCCATGCAAGAATTCAGGAGAATAAAACCAAAGAAAAGCCTAAAAGCAAATTCCAGCAAAAAATGCAGGAAATGATGGAGCAGGCGCAGGAACAGCAAAAGCAAAAAAACAAAGCTCTGGAGGATAAGAAAAAATCACTCGACGAGAGAAAAAAGAAATAA
- a CDS encoding toxin-antitoxin system YwqK family antitoxin — protein sequence MKLPVITFILFLSIFQAAFAQETNKFDEKGLRHGLWKGTYAESQRPRYEGIFEHGKETGVFKFFDDTKELKVIATRDFTAKDGSAYTTFFDQKGNKVSEGKEVNKLYEGEWKYYHLESKEIMTVENYSKGKLNGIRKVFYKSGKIAEEANYKDGIKNGPYKKYSERGVVLEDAIYKNGEFDGAVTYNDDAGKTIKGQFKNGKKSGIWKYYENGKLVKEENPNKPVKEKFKINSKNKGARKLPQNAPANR from the coding sequence ATGAAATTACCTGTCATAACATTTATTCTATTTTTATCAATATTCCAGGCTGCATTTGCACAGGAAACTAATAAGTTCGACGAAAAAGGCTTGCGCCACGGACTTTGGAAAGGAACTTATGCAGAATCCCAAAGACCTCGCTATGAAGGAATTTTCGAACACGGAAAAGAAACCGGTGTTTTTAAGTTCTTTGACGATACTAAAGAACTAAAAGTTATAGCTACCAGAGATTTTACGGCAAAAGACGGAAGTGCTTATACTACATTCTTTGACCAAAAAGGGAATAAAGTAAGTGAAGGAAAAGAAGTAAACAAACTTTATGAAGGCGAATGGAAATACTATCATTTGGAGTCAAAAGAAATAATGACAGTTGAAAACTACTCCAAAGGAAAATTAAATGGCATTAGAAAAGTTTTTTACAAAAGTGGAAAAATAGCCGAAGAAGCTAACTATAAGGATGGAATCAAAAACGGACCTTATAAAAAGTATAGTGAAAGAGGAGTCGTTTTAGAGGATGCCATCTACAAAAACGGAGAATTTGACGGAGCTGTTACTTATAATGATGATGCGGGAAAAACTATAAAAGGACAATTTAAAAATGGTAAAAAATCCGGTATCTGGAAATATTACGAAAACGGAAAATTGGTCAAGGAAGAAAACCCGAATAAACCGGTTAAGGAAAAATTCAAAATCAATAGTAAAAACAAAGGAGCCCGAAAATTGCCGCAAAATGCTCCTGCAAACAGATAA
- the mnmA gene encoding tRNA 2-thiouridine(34) synthase MnmA: MKRVVVGLSGGVDSSVAAYLLKEQGYEVIGLFMKNWHDDSVTISNECPWLEDSNDALLVAEKLGIPFQTIDLSEQYQEKIVDYMFREYEKGRTPNPDVLCNREIKFDVFMKIALSLGADYVATGHYCRKGEIEVDGKPVYQLLAGVDGNKDQSYFLCQLSQEQLAKSLFPIGELTKPEVREIAAKMELVTAEKKDSQGLCFIGKVRLPEFLQQKLQPKDGLIFEIGADQEIYKKEKTGFNSLQEELAHEAASIPYAPEMGKVVGKHQGAHYFTKGQRKGLNVGGTVEPLFIIETDVENNIIYTGQGNHHPGLYKKALFVERSEVHWIREDLALKDGETMEVMARIRYRQPLQKATLYQFENGLYVAFEEAQSAITEGQFVSWHLGEELIGSGVIA, from the coding sequence ATGAAACGTGTCGTAGTAGGTCTTTCCGGAGGTGTTGATTCCAGTGTCGCTGCTTATTTGCTTAAGGAGCAGGGCTATGAAGTCATTGGCCTTTTCATGAAAAACTGGCATGACGATTCTGTAACTATTTCTAACGAATGTCCTTGGCTGGAAGATAGCAATGATGCACTTCTGGTAGCTGAGAAATTAGGCATTCCTTTTCAAACAATTGATTTAAGCGAGCAATATCAGGAGAAAATCGTGGACTATATGTTCCGCGAATATGAAAAAGGAAGGACACCCAATCCGGATGTGTTATGCAACCGTGAAATTAAGTTTGATGTCTTTATGAAAATTGCCCTGAGCCTTGGAGCCGATTATGTGGCAACCGGACACTATTGCAGAAAAGGAGAAATTGAAGTGGATGGTAAGCCGGTATATCAATTACTCGCCGGGGTTGATGGTAATAAAGACCAATCCTATTTTCTTTGTCAGCTTTCACAGGAACAATTGGCCAAATCTTTATTTCCTATTGGAGAATTGACCAAACCTGAGGTTAGGGAAATTGCAGCCAAAATGGAACTGGTTACAGCAGAAAAGAAAGATTCGCAAGGATTATGTTTTATCGGGAAAGTACGCCTGCCGGAATTCCTTCAGCAAAAATTACAGCCAAAAGACGGATTGATTTTTGAAATTGGAGCCGATCAGGAAATCTATAAAAAAGAAAAAACGGGGTTTAATTCATTACAGGAAGAACTTGCTCATGAAGCGGCATCCATTCCTTATGCCCCGGAAATGGGTAAAGTAGTTGGAAAACACCAGGGAGCCCATTATTTTACAAAAGGGCAACGTAAAGGACTGAATGTAGGCGGAACTGTAGAGCCTCTTTTCATTATTGAAACCGATGTGGAAAATAACATCATCTACACCGGACAAGGAAATCACCATCCGGGTCTTTATAAAAAGGCACTTTTTGTAGAGCGTTCTGAAGTGCATTGGATACGGGAAGATTTGGCATTGAAAGACGGCGAAACAATGGAAGTAATGGCGAGAATCCGTTACAGACAGCCATTGCAAAAAGCCACATTGTATCAGTTTGAAAACGGACTGTATGTTGCTTTCGAAGAAGCCCAGTCAGCCATTACAGAAGGACAATTTGTTTCCTGGCATTTAGGAGAGGAATTGATTGGTTCTGGGGTAATAGCCTAA
- a CDS encoding homoserine dehydrogenase translates to MSRKKLNIGLFGFGCVGFGLYEVLQKTPGLKADIRKICVKDKNKPREIAAENFTFDKNDIFNDPKINVIVELIDDADAAYEIVTTALKSGKAVVSANKKMIAEHFEELLELQRKHKVPLLYEAACCASMPIIRNLEEYYDNDLLESIQGIVNGSTNYILTKTFKENLSYEEALKEAQEKGFAESNPILDTGGFDAKYKLLILLAHSFGYIARPENLLNIGIDNIGGLELKYAREKGLKIKLVAQAFKNTDGNITAFVIPKFVDSADRLFNVDDVFNGVITKTSFADEQFFVGKGAGAHPTASAVLSDISALSYDYQYEYKKIAQQEDYSLSDDVNLKVFLRHQIEDAVTLKKHFSAIDESYLNHESGYITGTISLEKLRNIHFDESIDKSFVLLDIA, encoded by the coding sequence ATGTCAAGAAAAAAATTAAATATAGGATTATTTGGATTCGGATGTGTGGGTTTCGGATTGTATGAAGTTTTGCAGAAAACACCGGGGTTAAAAGCAGACATCAGAAAAATCTGTGTCAAGGATAAAAACAAACCACGCGAAATTGCAGCCGAAAACTTCACTTTCGATAAAAATGATATTTTCAATGACCCGAAAATCAATGTTATCGTCGAACTTATTGACGATGCAGATGCGGCTTATGAAATCGTTACAACTGCTTTAAAAAGTGGAAAAGCAGTAGTTTCTGCCAACAAAAAAATGATTGCAGAGCATTTTGAAGAATTGTTGGAATTGCAGCGAAAACACAAGGTTCCCTTACTTTATGAAGCTGCCTGTTGTGCCAGTATGCCTATTATCCGGAATTTAGAAGAATACTATGATAATGACCTTTTGGAATCTATACAGGGTATTGTGAATGGTTCAACCAACTATATACTTACCAAGACTTTTAAAGAGAACTTATCGTATGAGGAAGCTTTAAAAGAAGCCCAGGAAAAAGGATTTGCAGAAAGCAACCCTATTTTAGATACCGGCGGTTTTGATGCCAAATACAAACTGTTGATTCTTTTGGCTCATTCTTTCGGATATATTGCCAGACCTGAAAATCTCCTGAATATCGGGATTGATAATATTGGCGGCTTGGAATTGAAATATGCCCGTGAAAAAGGATTAAAAATCAAATTAGTTGCGCAGGCTTTTAAAAATACGGACGGAAACATTACTGCTTTCGTTATTCCGAAATTTGTGGATTCTGCAGACCGTCTGTTTAATGTTGATGATGTTTTTAATGGTGTGATTACTAAAACCAGTTTTGCAGACGAACAGTTTTTTGTGGGCAAAGGTGCCGGAGCACATCCAACGGCTTCGGCCGTATTGAGTGACATTTCTGCCTTGAGTTATGATTACCAGTACGAATATAAAAAAATTGCGCAACAGGAAGATTACAGCCTGTCTGACGACGTTAATCTGAAAGTTTTCCTAAGGCACCAGATAGAAGATGCGGTTACTTTAAAGAAACATTTTTCTGCTATAGACGAATCCTATCTGAATCATGAATCCGGTTATATTACAGGTACTATTTCTTTGGAAAAACTAAGAAATATCCATTTTGATGAGAGTATCGACAAGTCTTTTGTGCTGTTGGATATTGCTTAA
- a CDS encoding trans-sulfuration enzyme family protein, producing MKEQTQILNYIPVDKLTGSISVPIYQTSTFVQDAPGVHKGFDYARSNNPTRKVLEDLVAKLENGTNGYAFSSGLAAIDAVVKLLSAGDEIIAVDDIYGGAFRLFTHVYEKFGIQVTYVDATDAKNVAEAISDKTALIWIESPTNPTLKISDLRAIGKIAKENNILFCVDNTFASPIAQKPIDFGADLIVHSATKYISGHSDLIAGLVITATEELGAKIKFIQNASGAILGPFDSWLVIRGIETLNLRIRQHAENAQKIAEFLTTEKLVRNVYYPGLKTHRNHEIAKSQQKYFGGVVTFDLVIDDKELASRIVSGTKLFQLAESLGGVKSLCCLPCEMTHKSIPAEKRYQSGVTDSLIRLSVGLEDADDLIADIKQALENAVKENATVEFHKN from the coding sequence ATGAAAGAGCAAACTCAAATTTTAAACTACATTCCGGTTGATAAACTAACAGGTTCCATTTCGGTGCCAATTTACCAGACTTCTACTTTTGTTCAGGATGCTCCAGGCGTTCACAAAGGTTTCGACTATGCCAGAAGCAATAATCCTACACGAAAAGTTCTTGAAGACCTGGTAGCCAAACTGGAGAACGGAACCAACGGTTATGCTTTTTCCAGCGGATTAGCTGCGATAGATGCAGTAGTGAAATTACTATCGGCCGGAGACGAAATCATAGCCGTAGATGATATTTACGGAGGTGCTTTTCGCCTGTTTACCCATGTGTATGAAAAATTCGGGATACAGGTAACGTATGTTGATGCAACCGATGCAAAGAACGTTGCTGAGGCCATCAGTGACAAGACAGCCCTGATATGGATTGAATCTCCGACCAATCCAACATTAAAGATTTCAGATTTGCGTGCTATTGGGAAAATTGCAAAAGAAAACAACATCCTGTTCTGCGTAGACAATACCTTTGCCTCTCCTATCGCCCAAAAACCAATTGATTTTGGTGCCGACTTAATTGTTCACAGTGCTACAAAATATATTTCAGGGCACAGTGACCTGATAGCCGGTCTGGTCATTACTGCTACGGAAGAATTAGGTGCTAAAATTAAATTCATCCAAAATGCTTCCGGTGCTATTTTAGGTCCGTTTGACAGCTGGCTGGTTATTCGCGGTATTGAAACCCTTAATTTAAGAATCAGGCAGCATGCTGAAAATGCACAAAAAATTGCCGAATTCCTGACTACTGAAAAACTGGTCCGTAATGTTTATTATCCGGGCTTGAAAACCCACCGCAATCATGAAATTGCCAAAAGTCAGCAGAAATATTTTGGAGGTGTTGTGACTTTTGATTTGGTTATTGACGATAAGGAACTGGCTTCAAGAATTGTATCAGGAACGAAATTATTCCAATTGGCTGAAAGTTTAGGTGGTGTGAAAAGCCTGTGTTGCCTTCCATGTGAAATGACTCATAAATCAATTCCTGCTGAAAAAAGATACCAGTCTGGCGTGACCGACAGCCTAATCCGACTTTCTGTGGGTTTGGAAGATGCTGATGATTTAATTGCCGACATAAAACAGGCATTGGAAAATGCTGTGAAGGAAAATGCTACTGTTGAATTCCATAAAAATTAA
- a CDS encoding bleomycin resistance protein gives MNSKITQIIPQLPSLDFEKSKQFYQEILGGKLVGEYEDLLIFLWDDNEIHLWKCNEKIVPENSSCYIRVNDIEAVFERYKKILGDKIALKNQPWGMREFYIIDDSGNLFKFGQPIQ, from the coding sequence TTGAATTCAAAAATAACCCAAATTATTCCCCAGCTACCTTCTTTAGACTTTGAAAAATCCAAACAATTTTATCAGGAAATTTTAGGCGGTAAATTAGTTGGTGAATATGAAGACCTTTTAATTTTTTTATGGGATGATAATGAAATACACCTTTGGAAATGCAATGAAAAAATAGTTCCGGAAAATTCAAGCTGCTACATTCGGGTAAATGATATTGAAGCTGTTTTTGAACGGTATAAAAAAATTCTTGGAGATAAGATAGCACTTAAAAACCAGCCTTGGGGAATGCGGGAATTTTATATTATTGACGATAGCGGCAATTTGTTTAAGTTTGGACAGCCAATTCAATAA
- a CDS encoding S8 family serine peptidase, with protein MKKITFLIVLLSGFWAVAQEDAWVYFTDKPDAAHYMANPLEMLSQRALDRRTRQNIALDEKDVPISVSYINQVTASAGITVKAKSKWMNALHIRGTVEAIQNLENLTFVDHIQFANPTLNTAGRAMHQSQLANGNKNLETQVSFGYGTSANQIQMLKGNQLHQQDFTGNGKIIAVMDAGFPNVNTAQPFQRLITNNKILGGYDFVNRNTNFYTGGTHGTLVLATMGGYVENQLVGTGPDASYYLFITEDISDENPVEESYWVEAAEMADSLGVDIINTSLGYFIYNNPGYSYEYADMNGTTAFISRGADIAFSKGMICVVSAGNSGAGANPNISAPADAVNALAVGAVAPDSSYAGFSSIGPSFDGRVKPDIMAQGQQAVVSDTFGNIVTANGTSFSSPIISGMVACLWQAFPDKTNAEIIQLIKQSAHLYNTPNNQFGYGIPDFSRALANALDTPVFSENSFLVYPNPANSVVNLVIPESYEEVRIFIYNQLGQEIMNSKIKRENPVFSVENLQSGIYWYKIKAGNNYKTGKLAVK; from the coding sequence ATGAAAAAAATTACTTTTTTAATAGTCTTGTTGTCAGGTTTCTGGGCTGTGGCTCAGGAAGATGCCTGGGTTTATTTTACAGATAAGCCTGATGCCGCTCACTACATGGCAAACCCGCTGGAGATGCTTTCGCAGCGAGCACTTGACAGAAGAACAAGACAGAATATTGCATTAGACGAAAAGGATGTCCCTATTTCCGTATCGTATATTAATCAGGTGACGGCTTCGGCAGGAATTACAGTCAAGGCCAAATCAAAATGGATGAATGCATTGCATATCAGAGGTACGGTAGAAGCCATTCAAAACCTCGAAAATCTTACTTTTGTCGACCATATCCAGTTTGCCAATCCAACTTTGAATACTGCGGGCCGTGCCATGCATCAGTCGCAATTGGCAAATGGGAATAAAAATTTAGAAACTCAGGTAAGTTTCGGATATGGAACATCGGCCAACCAGATTCAGATGCTAAAAGGCAATCAGTTACACCAGCAGGATTTTACCGGAAACGGAAAAATAATCGCTGTTATGGATGCCGGTTTTCCCAATGTAAATACTGCCCAACCTTTCCAACGACTTATTACCAATAATAAAATTTTAGGTGGTTACGATTTTGTAAACAGAAATACGAATTTTTATACAGGTGGAACACACGGTACCTTAGTACTTGCGACTATGGGCGGTTATGTTGAAAATCAATTAGTTGGAACCGGGCCGGATGCTTCGTATTATCTTTTTATAACAGAGGATATTTCGGATGAAAATCCGGTTGAGGAATCGTATTGGGTTGAAGCTGCTGAAATGGCAGACAGCCTTGGTGTTGATATCATTAATACTTCGCTGGGATATTTCATATATAACAACCCGGGTTATAGTTATGAATATGCTGACATGAATGGCACAACAGCCTTTATTTCACGTGGTGCAGATATTGCTTTTTCAAAGGGAATGATTTGTGTTGTTTCGGCAGGCAATTCAGGAGCAGGGGCTAATCCTAATATTTCGGCTCCGGCGGATGCGGTTAATGCGCTGGCTGTAGGTGCTGTAGCGCCGGATAGTAGTTATGCCGGTTTCAGTTCTATCGGGCCTTCATTTGATGGCAGGGTTAAACCCGATATAATGGCACAAGGACAGCAGGCTGTGGTTTCTGATACATTTGGAAATATTGTTACTGCTAACGGAACCTCTTTTTCGTCGCCTATAATTTCAGGTATGGTAGCTTGTTTATGGCAGGCTTTTCCAGATAAAACAAATGCGGAAATTATACAGCTAATCAAACAGTCGGCCCATTTATATAATACGCCCAACAATCAATTTGGTTATGGAATTCCTGATTTTAGCAGGGCATTAGCTAATGCTTTAGACACTCCTGTTTTTTCTGAAAACTCATTTTTAGTATATCCAAACCCGGCTAATTCTGTTGTCAATCTGGTTATTCCGGAATCTTATGAAGAAGTCCGGATTTTTATTTACAACCAGTTAGGACAAGAAATAATGAATAGTAAAATTAAAAGAGAAAACCCGGTTTTTTCTGTAGAAAACCTGCAATCGGGTATCTATTGGTATAAAATCAAAGCGGGCAATAATTATAAAACAGGAAAATTGGCTGTTAAATAG